CAGCGATCCCCTCTCAGCAGGCGTCCATCGACGGCAACGGCAGCTGCCAGAGAAGATATTCCCTACGCCGCCAAACGTACTGGTGCCAATGCCTTCGCGAGGTCGGCCAGCCGGCGGCCCTGGAAGCGCGCCAGCGCCAACACGTGCTTGTCCGGCAGGCCGTCGCCGCCGATGCTGCTGATGCCGTACGGGTTTCCGCCGGCGGCATGGGAAAGCTCGTAGTCGACGTATCCGGTCGGCACGATGATCGAACCCCAGTGGTGCAGCGTGTGATAGAGCGCGAGCAGCGTCGACTCCTGACCGCCGTGCCGCTCGGCGGTGCTGGTGAAGCCGATCGCCGGCTTGCCGGCCAGGTGGCCCGCCTGCCAGACGCCGCTGGTGGTGTCCAGAAACTGCTTGAGCTGCGAGGCCGGCTGGCCGAAGCGCGTCGGCGTACCGAAGGCGAACCCGTCGGCCCACACCAGGTCGTCGGTGCTGGCGGTCTCGATGTGCGCGGTGGCGTCGCGATGTGCGCGCCACTGCGCGTTGGCCTCGATGACCGCATCCGGAGCGAGCTCGGCGGCGCGTCGCAGGCGCACCTCGGCACGGCCGTCGACGGCGCCTTCGGCGACCGCCTCGGCGATCGCATGCACCGACCCGGTCGAGGAGTAGTAGACGACGGCAATCCGAGTCATGGCTGGTGACCCTCCTAAGCTGGTACGACGACGGCTAGAACGCTATTGTGTAATGGCATTCCAGTCAGGGCAAGGGGGTTGTGATGCGCGACCGAGGTCGTACGCGGCGCGGCACCGCCACGCGCGAGAAGATCGTCCGCGCGGCGACCAGGCTGTTCACGACGGACGGATACGTCACGACCACGGTCGGCGACATCGCCGCCGAAGCCGGCGTCGCCGTACAGACGCTCTACCTGGCCTTCGGGTCGAAGGTCGCGATCCTGTCGGCGGCACACGACGTGGCGATCGTCGGCGACGACGCACCGGTGCCGCTGCTCGAGCGCGACTGGGTCGCACAGCTCGCCGAGTGCCCGGACGCCATGGCCGGCTGGCGGCACGCCGTGCGGCACATGTGGGAGTCGACCGGCCGGGTCGCACCGATCTATCGCGCGATCCACGCGGCGGCGGCCGATCCGGCGGTGGCCGAGCTGGTCGAGGAGCTCCACCGAGCGCGCGGCGAGTTCAGCAAGCGGCTCGCCACTCTCCTGCTGGCGCTGCCCGGAGCGCGGTCCGACACCGACGCCGACCGGCTCGGCGACGTGATCTACACGGTGTTCAGCGTCGACACGCACACGATGCTGGTCGCCGAGCGCGGCTGGACGGCGGCGCGGTGGCGCGACTGGGTCCAGGCCACCGTCGCCGCGGAGTTGGTCACCGACCGATCGTGACATTGGGCGGGACCATCGTCATGGCGAACCGGTCGTCGAAGACGGTGACGATGCGGCCCGCGTACGCGCCCGAGAGCCGATAGGCGTATGCGTCGGTGGCGGTCCGCACAAGGCCGTCGACCTTCAGCACGTCGTTGCCGAAGGCGAACTCGTACGTCCGACCGTCCCCGCTGGCCATCGCCACCGAACCGCGGTCGCGGATGTCGAAGGTCAGCAGCCGGCCGGACGGCGCGACCTCCAGCGCGCCCGGATTGTCGATCGCGGCCGGCAGCGGAGCCGACCACGAGCGGCCACCGTCGCTGGTCCGGCTGACGTTGTGCCTGGTCAGCGCGTATCCGATGCGGCCGTCATAGCTAGCCGCGTACGTCGTCGGCCACGGAAACGACCCGCGGCTCCACGTGCGACCGCGGTCGTGGCTGACCGCCACCTGGCCGTCGCCGGCCAACCAGTAGGAGCCGTCTCGGGCCGGGGTGACGACCTGCGTGACCAGGGTCGCCGGCTGCCGGAAGGTCCACGGCTCGGCCGCGACGGCTGTCGCCGGCACCACCGCGGTTCCGTTGACGAACACCACGCCGCCGCCGGTCACCATCCCGATCGCCAGGACGACTGCGACCAGACCGCCGGCGCGTCTGACCCGGCGGCGGCGCCGTCCGGCGGTGCGGATCCGGTCGTACGCCGGCAGCTCGACCATGCTCTCGTCCAGGCTCGGACCGTTGAGATCGAGCGTCATCGACAGGCCCTAGCACCGCGGCGAGTCGGGCGCGGCCGCGGCTGAGCCACGACTTCACGGTGCCGGTGGGTACGGACAGGATCGCGGCGACCTCGGCCACGTCCAGGTCGGCGAGGTAGTGCAAGGCGATCGCCTCGCGGTGCTTGTGCGGCAGCTTGCGCATCGCGTCGAGCAACGCGACACGGTCGGGAGTGACGCCAGGCAAGGCGACCGGGTTCGGCGGCTCGCGGCGCATCAGCATGTCGAGTCTTCGGCGGCGGCGATAGCGCGTACGCGCGATGTTGAAGACGACCGCGCACATCCACTGCTCCGGCGAGTCGGCGGCCAGTACCTTCGCCGGCGAGGCGACCGCGCGTACGAAGGCCTCCTGCACCGCCTCCTGCGCCTCCGCGAGGTCGCCGGTCAGCTCGTACAAGCCGACGACCATCCGCCGCGCCGAGGCGCGACGGAGCTCGGCGATCTGGTCCGCCGGCGTGGTCACCGGTGAAACCGCCACAGTCGCTGCCACCTCGGCCCTCCTGAGGTCAAAAGTCACACAGAGGGCCAGCGATCGGACCGGACGGTCGCAGTCGTACCCCTTCGGTAAGACTGAGAGGGCAAACCAAGGAGGACCGGATGACCGACCGCCGCATCGGGCTCGTCGTACACGAGGGACGCGAGGCCGCCGTGCGGGCCGCTCAGCAGGTGACCGAGTGGGCCGCGCGCAACGAGATCGCGACCAGCCTCATCGACGTGTGGAAGTGGGACGACGGCCACCAGGTGCGCCGGCACGCGAAGGAGGAGGCCGCCGCTGCCGGCCATCCGTCGCTGATCGTCACGTTCGGCGGTGACGGCACGTTCCTGCGCGGCGTACGCGTCGCGGCGCAGGACAACGTGCCGGTGCTCGGCGTCAACGTCGGCCGGGTCGGCTTCCTGACCGAGGTCGAGCCGCCGGAGGTCGAGAAGGCGCTGGAGGCGTTCTTCTCCGGCGAGGCACGCATCGACGACCGGCTGATGCTCACCATGCGCGCGTCGCGGCCGCTGGAGATCCCGGAGGGCATCCAGG
The nucleotide sequence above comes from Fodinicola acaciae. Encoded proteins:
- a CDS encoding sialidase family protein, with translation MTLDLNGPSLDESMVELPAYDRIRTAGRRRRRVRRAGGLVAVVLAIGMVTGGGVVFVNGTAVVPATAVAAEPWTFRQPATLVTQVVTPARDGSYWLAGDGQVAVSHDRGRTWSRGSFPWPTTYAASYDGRIGYALTRHNVSRTSDGGRSWSAPLPAAIDNPGALEVAPSGRLLTFDIRDRGSVAMASGDGRTYEFAFGNDVLKVDGLVRTATDAYAYRLSGAYAGRIVTVFDDRFAMTMVPPNVTIGR
- the wrbA gene encoding NAD(P)H:quinone oxidoreductase, which produces MTRIAVVYYSSTGSVHAIAEAVAEGAVDGRAEVRLRRAAELAPDAVIEANAQWRAHRDATAHIETASTDDLVWADGFAFGTPTRFGQPASQLKQFLDTTSGVWQAGHLAGKPAIGFTSTAERHGGQESTLLALYHTLHHWGSIIVPTGYVDYELSHAAGGNPYGISSIGGDGLPDKHVLALARFQGRRLADLAKALAPVRLAA
- a CDS encoding TetR/AcrR family transcriptional regulator, whose protein sequence is MRDRGRTRRGTATREKIVRAATRLFTTDGYVTTTVGDIAAEAGVAVQTLYLAFGSKVAILSAAHDVAIVGDDAPVPLLERDWVAQLAECPDAMAGWRHAVRHMWESTGRVAPIYRAIHAAAADPAVAELVEELHRARGEFSKRLATLLLALPGARSDTDADRLGDVIYTVFSVDTHTMLVAERGWTAARWRDWVQATVAAELVTDRS